CAACAGCGCCGAGTGCGGTTTCTGCCACCAGGAGGGGAGCAGTCTGCCGGTCAGTACCGTTCACTGCGCCCGCTTTCTTGAACAGAGTGGGGAGATGCGGCAGAACGGCTGCAACCGCTGTCACAGCGTCGAAAACAGTTGTGGCAGCTGTCACGGCAATCATCTGACCGATCTTGCCCTGGTCCGTGATCCGCAGGTCTGCGCCAAGTGTCACATGGGTCCCGATCATCCGCAGTGGGAGATGTGGACCGCCAGCCAGCATGGTCAGATCAATAAAGTTCGCGGCCGCGTCGACGGACCCGATTGCCAGAGCTGTCACCTGGCCGCCGGGGGACACGATGTGTCGCGGGGGATTACCGTCTCACCGGGCGGGAAGCCGTATTCCGAACAAGCGGTCAAGGCTGAGCGCAAGGCGATGCTCGCCGTCTGCGTCAGCTGTCACGCGCGCGGTTTTGCCATGCGGGAGCTGCAGCGCGGTGACCGCATTCGCGAGCAGGCGCGGGCTCTCGTTGACCAGGCCCGGGCCATCATCGAGGATCTCAACGATCGCGGTCTGCTGCGGCCGGGACCGGAAGATCGTCCGGCCCATCCCCTGCGCGGCAGGACGCTGGTTCTGGATGGGCAGATGCTCTACGAGAACATCTCCCACATCGAACGATTGTTCTTCAAAATGCAGAAATATGATTTTGCCCGGACCTGGAAGGGGGCTTATCATCAGAACCCCGACTACACCCACTGGTACGGCAACGCCGAACTGAAAATGGACCTGGTCGATATCCGCAGCGAGGCGGACCGCCTGTTGAATTTCGCCGAGCCGAAAACGGGGACGGCTGAACCGGGGGCCGGGCAGGTTCCGGGGGATCCGACGAAAGAACTGGAACGGCTCAGGAAACGCTTTGATCGCGGCGGCATGAGTGACGAGGCGTATCGGGCCGAAAAACAACACCTGCTTGACAACTGGAGCAGGAACAAGTGAATGTGTGCCGTCTCTAGCCATGATGGCTAGGCCCAGGAATTTGATATGAGTCAAGGTCTTGTCGGACGGTGGGGTTGTAGAGTGCAGCAATGAAGACTGTTGCCGGTCAAACGACATCATTGAGCCGCCGGGAAATCAAGGATCTGCTGGTCCTGATCCGTTTCACCGAAGTTTATTGCGCCGCCAAGCATACTGAGCAGCGGCAGCCGTTGCCGGCTGATCTTGAACTGTCCGGTATCGCCGACCTGCAGCGTTACCGCTTCTGTGCCGACTGCGGTGGTTTTCTTCAGTACGCCATCGAACGACGTCTGCGTTGCCCGCTTGATCCTAAACCGGCCTGCAAGCATTGCCAGGTTCATTGCTATAAAGCGGAGATGCGCGAGAAGGTTCGCGAGGTGATGCGGTTT
The genomic region above belongs to Geothermobacter hydrogeniphilus and contains:
- a CDS encoding multiheme c-type cytochrome codes for the protein MRMLLTLVLLLSAVPVLAADRDCLDCHREETPAAVRQWQQSAHASSGVGCADCHGEDHDLILQGKAVVGAEVCGACHRQALAEHRRSRHGQGLHSGWGCTRNMPDRNSAECGFCHQEGSSLPVSTVHCARFLEQSGEMRQNGCNRCHSVENSCGSCHGNHLTDLALVRDPQVCAKCHMGPDHPQWEMWTASQHGQINKVRGRVDGPDCQSCHLAAGGHDVSRGITVSPGGKPYSEQAVKAERKAMLAVCVSCHARGFAMRELQRGDRIREQARALVDQARAIIEDLNDRGLLRPGPEDRPAHPLRGRTLVLDGQMLYENISHIERLFFKMQKYDFARTWKGAYHQNPDYTHWYGNAELKMDLVDIRSEADRLLNFAEPKTGTAEPGAGQVPGDPTKELERLRKRFDRGGMSDEAYRAEKQHLLDNWSRNK
- a CDS encoding nitrous oxide-stimulated promoter family protein, which encodes MKTVAGQTTSLSRREIKDLLVLIRFTEVYCAAKHTEQRQPLPADLELSGIADLQRYRFCADCGGFLQYAIERRLRCPLDPKPACKHCQVHCYKAEMREKVREVMRFSGPALIKRGRLDLLWHYFF